One genomic segment of Panicum virgatum strain AP13 chromosome 2N, P.virgatum_v5, whole genome shotgun sequence includes these proteins:
- the LOC120659789 gene encoding uncharacterized protein LOC120659789 isoform X2, with product MAAMRHRARSSPTSPLTPSSSARTKKILGFSVSLILINLASIMERADENLLPAVYKEVSAAFNAGPTDLGYLTFLMNFLKSIASPLAGILALHYDRPTVLAIGTVFWALSTGAVGVSQHFGQVAFWRAVNGLGLAIVIPALQSFIADSYKDGTRGAGFGLLSLIGAVGGIGGSILATIMAGKDYWGFPGWRVAFMMVALVSLIIGILVYLYATDPRRIPGNHLLDDDDYERFHLSSKDVLPPPSIWRDSWVATRSVMKVKTFQIIVLQGIIGSLPWTAIVFFTMWFELIGFDNNSSAALNSLFAIGCASGAFIGGVIADCLSKHFPDSARVICAQFSAFMGIPFSWILLTVIPQSVDYWYAFAVTLFFMGITISWCATSANNPMFAEVVPPKHRTMIYAFDRAFEGSFASLAAPAVGLVTEKIYGYDAKTVNLANGSAEGAYALSRGLLTMMIVPFGVCVLFYSPLYLVFKRDRENAKLSSFKEQELV from the exons ATGGCCGCCATGAGGCACAGGGCGCGGTCCTCCCCCACCTCCCCGCTCACCCCGTCCTCCAGCGCCAG AACAAAGAAGATACTTGGTTTCTCTGTATCTCTCATCCTCATCAATCTGGCTTCAATCATGGAGCGTGCTGATGAGAATCTCCTTCCAGCAGTTTACAAGGAAGTCAGTGCAGCCTTCAACGCTGGTCCTACTGATCTGGGATACCTCACGTTTCTAATGAACTTTCTGAAGTCAATAGCATCTCCCTTGGCAGGTATCCTTGCTCTTCATTATGACCGGCCCACGGTGCTCGCAATCGGGACCGTTTTCTGGGCCTTATCAACAGGGGCTGTTGGTGTTAGCCAGCATTTTGGGCAGGTTGCATTCTGGAGAGCTGTAAACGGCCTTGGGCTTGCCATTGTAATACCAGCGCTCCAGTCATTCATTGCTGATAGCTACAAAGATGGTACACGTGGCGCAGGATTTGGTTTGTTAAGCCTCATCGGTGCTGTAGGTGGTATAGGTGGTAGCATTTTGGCAACAATCATGGCTGGGAAAGACTACTGGGGATTCCCAGGATGGCGTGTTGCATTTATGATGGTCGCACTTGTCAGCTTGATAATTGGAATTCTTGTGTACTTATATGCAACTGATCCAAGAAGGATACCTGGCAATCATCTTCTTGATGATGACGATTATGAGAG GTTTCATTTGTCTAGCAAAGATGTTCTTCCTCCGCCTTCTATCTGGAGGGACTCTTGGGTGGCAACAAGATCTGTTATGAAAGTGAAGACCTTCCAGATCATTGTCCTGCAagggataattggctcattgcCATGGACTGCCATAGTTTTCTTCACAATGTGGTTTGAACTCATTG GTTTCGATAATAACAGTTCAGCAGCGCTGAACAGCCTATTCGCAATCGGGTGTGCCAGTGGAGCGTTTATTGGAGGGGTGATAGCAGACTGCCTGTCAAAGCACTTCCCAGATTCGGCACGCGTAATTTGTGCCCAGTTCAGTGCCTTCATGGGCATCCCATTCTCATGGATCCTCCTCACAGTCATCCCCCAGTCAGTCGACTACTGGTATGCCTTCGCCGTCACCCTCTTCTTCATGGGCATCACAATAAGTTGGTGCGCCACTTCTGCGAACAACCCCATGTTTGCGGAGGTGGTCCCTCCCAAGCACCGCACCATGATCTACGCCTTCGACCGTGCATTCGAAGGCTCTTTTGCCTCCCTAGCCGCCCCTGCCGTGGGCCTGGTCACAGAGAAGATATATGGCTACGATGCCAAGACCGTGAACCTTGCGAACGGATCCGCGGAAGGGGCGTATGCGCTCTCGAGGGGGCTGCTGACGATGATGATTGTGCCTTTCGGTGTCTGCGTCCTGTTCTACAGCCCCCTGTACCTTGTGTTCAAGCGCGACAGAGAGAACGCGAAACTGTCCAGCTTCAAGGAGCAGGAGCTAGTGTGA
- the LOC120659789 gene encoding uncharacterized protein LOC120659789 isoform X1, translating to MCHHFLSCIQARICNNSELSKRVYFLLSRVTLLFPCVCVFFSCRTKKILGFSVSLILINLASIMERADENLLPAVYKEVSAAFNAGPTDLGYLTFLMNFLKSIASPLAGILALHYDRPTVLAIGTVFWALSTGAVGVSQHFGQVAFWRAVNGLGLAIVIPALQSFIADSYKDGTRGAGFGLLSLIGAVGGIGGSILATIMAGKDYWGFPGWRVAFMMVALVSLIIGILVYLYATDPRRIPGNHLLDDDDYERFHLSSKDVLPPPSIWRDSWVATRSVMKVKTFQIIVLQGIIGSLPWTAIVFFTMWFELIGFDNNSSAALNSLFAIGCASGAFIGGVIADCLSKHFPDSARVICAQFSAFMGIPFSWILLTVIPQSVDYWYAFAVTLFFMGITISWCATSANNPMFAEVVPPKHRTMIYAFDRAFEGSFASLAAPAVGLVTEKIYGYDAKTVNLANGSAEGAYALSRGLLTMMIVPFGVCVLFYSPLYLVFKRDRENAKLSSFKEQELV from the exons ATGTGCCACCATTTTCTGTCTTGCATCCAAGCAAGAATATGCAACAATTCTGAACTGTCCAAGAGAGTTTACTTTCTATTATCTAGAGTAACCCTGCTTTttccgtgtgtgtgtgtgtttttttctTGCAGAACAAAGAAGATACTTGGTTTCTCTGTATCTCTCATCCTCATCAATCTGGCTTCAATCATGGAGCGTGCTGATGAGAATCTCCTTCCAGCAGTTTACAAGGAAGTCAGTGCAGCCTTCAACGCTGGTCCTACTGATCTGGGATACCTCACGTTTCTAATGAACTTTCTGAAGTCAATAGCATCTCCCTTGGCAGGTATCCTTGCTCTTCATTATGACCGGCCCACGGTGCTCGCAATCGGGACCGTTTTCTGGGCCTTATCAACAGGGGCTGTTGGTGTTAGCCAGCATTTTGGGCAGGTTGCATTCTGGAGAGCTGTAAACGGCCTTGGGCTTGCCATTGTAATACCAGCGCTCCAGTCATTCATTGCTGATAGCTACAAAGATGGTACACGTGGCGCAGGATTTGGTTTGTTAAGCCTCATCGGTGCTGTAGGTGGTATAGGTGGTAGCATTTTGGCAACAATCATGGCTGGGAAAGACTACTGGGGATTCCCAGGATGGCGTGTTGCATTTATGATGGTCGCACTTGTCAGCTTGATAATTGGAATTCTTGTGTACTTATATGCAACTGATCCAAGAAGGATACCTGGCAATCATCTTCTTGATGATGACGATTATGAGAG GTTTCATTTGTCTAGCAAAGATGTTCTTCCTCCGCCTTCTATCTGGAGGGACTCTTGGGTGGCAACAAGATCTGTTATGAAAGTGAAGACCTTCCAGATCATTGTCCTGCAagggataattggctcattgcCATGGACTGCCATAGTTTTCTTCACAATGTGGTTTGAACTCATTG GTTTCGATAATAACAGTTCAGCAGCGCTGAACAGCCTATTCGCAATCGGGTGTGCCAGTGGAGCGTTTATTGGAGGGGTGATAGCAGACTGCCTGTCAAAGCACTTCCCAGATTCGGCACGCGTAATTTGTGCCCAGTTCAGTGCCTTCATGGGCATCCCATTCTCATGGATCCTCCTCACAGTCATCCCCCAGTCAGTCGACTACTGGTATGCCTTCGCCGTCACCCTCTTCTTCATGGGCATCACAATAAGTTGGTGCGCCACTTCTGCGAACAACCCCATGTTTGCGGAGGTGGTCCCTCCCAAGCACCGCACCATGATCTACGCCTTCGACCGTGCATTCGAAGGCTCTTTTGCCTCCCTAGCCGCCCCTGCCGTGGGCCTGGTCACAGAGAAGATATATGGCTACGATGCCAAGACCGTGAACCTTGCGAACGGATCCGCGGAAGGGGCGTATGCGCTCTCGAGGGGGCTGCTGACGATGATGATTGTGCCTTTCGGTGTCTGCGTCCTGTTCTACAGCCCCCTGTACCTTGTGTTCAAGCGCGACAGAGAGAACGCGAAACTGTCCAGCTTCAAGGAGCAGGAGCTAGTGTGA
- the LOC120659790 gene encoding dolichyl-diphosphooligosaccharide--protein glycosyltransferase 48 kDa subunit has translation MAPPRHLLLLLLALAAAAAAAEEGPRGRRLLVLLDDLAVRSSHSAFFASLQARGFDLDFRLADDPKLSLHRYGQYLYDGLVLFAPSTPRFGGSVDQNAVLEFIDAGHDMILAADSSASDLIRGIATECGVDFDEDPEAMVIDHINYAVTDVDGDHTLIAGDDLIQSDVILGSKKIEAPVLFRGIGHTANPSNSLVLKILSASPSAYSANPKTKLASPPSLTGSAISLVSVMQARNNARVLISGSLDLFSNRFLKSGVQKAGSKKRHDRAGNEQFVTETSKWVFHERGHLKAINVKHHKVGETNEPGMYRINDDLEYSVEIYEWSGTSWKPYIADDVQLQFFMMSPYVLKTMSTDKKGLYSTSFKVPDVYGVFQFKVEYQRLGYTGLSFTKQIPVRPYRHNEYERFITSAYPYYTASFSTMGAFFIFSFVYLYHK, from the exons atggcgccgccgcggcacctcctgctcctcctcctcgccctcgccgccgcggccgcggccgccgaggagGGGCCCCGCGGGCGCCGCCTGCTGGTCCTCCTGGACGACCTGGCCGTGCGGTCCTCGCACTCGGCCTTCTTCGCCTCGCTCCAGGCGCGCGGCTTCGATCTCGACTTCCGCCTCGCCGACGACCCCAAGCTCTCGCTCCACCGCTACGGCCAGTACCTCTACGACGGCCTCGTGCTCTTCGCCCCCTCCACCCCGC GTTTTGGTGGGTCAGTGGACCAGAATGCAGTTCTCGAGTTTATCGATGCTGGCCATGATATGATCCTGGCGGCAGATTCATCTGCCTCTGATCTTATCCGTGGCATTGCGACAGAGTGTGGGGTTGATTTTGATGAG GATCCAGAGGCAATGGTTATTGACCACATCAATTATGCTGTCACGGATGTTGATGGTGATCACACCTTGATTGCCGGTGATGATCTCATCCAGTCGGATGTGATACTTGGGTCCAAAAAGATTGAG GCTCCTGTATTGTTTCGAGGAATTGGACACACAGCTAATCCATCAAACAGCTTG GTTCTGAAAATCCTATCTGCCTCTCCATCAGCATATTCAGCAAACCCAAAGACTAAGTTGGCATCTCCTCCATCtctcactggatcagctatatcaCTGGTTTCTGTTATGCAG GCAAGAAATAACGCTCGGGTGCTGATATCCGGATCACTCGATCTGTTTAGCAACCG GTTCCTAAAGTCTGGTGTTCAAAAAGCTGGTAGCAAGAAGAG GCATGACAGAGCTGGAAATGAGCAATTTGTGACAGAGACAAGCAAATGGGTTTTCCATGAGAGGGGCCATCTAAAG GCAATTAATGTCAAGCATCACAAGGTTGGGGAGACAAATGAGCCTGGCATGTACCGCATTAATGATGACCTG GAATACTCTGTTGAGATCTATGAATGGTCTGGAACAAGCTGGAAGCCATATATTGCTGATGATGTTCAACTTCAGTTTTTCATGATGAGTCCTTATGTTTTGAAAACTATGTCGACTGACAAGAAG GGTTTATATTCAACGTCATTCAAAGTTCCTGATGTTTATGGAGTTTTCCAGTTCAAAGTTGAGTACCAAAGGCTGGGATATACTGGTCTGTCTTTTACAAAGCAG ATTCCAGTACGCCCTTACAGGCACAATGAGTATGAGAGATTCATAACATCAGCATACCCATACTACACTGCCTCATTTTCAACC ATGGGAGCTTTCTTCATATTCTCGTTTGTGTACCTGTACCACAAATAG
- the LOC120659791 gene encoding probable galactinol--sucrose galactosyltransferase 2, producing the protein MTVTPVITVSDGRLAVCGRTVLTGVPDNVSAAHAAGAGLVEGAFVGAHAGEAKSHHVFTFGTLRDCRFLCLFRFKLWWMTQRMGVSGRDVPLETQFMLVEVPASADDAAAGAGPVYLVMLPLLEGQFRAALQGNDRDELQICVESGDKAVQTDQGAHMVYLHAGDNPFDAIAAAVRAVEKHLQTFHHRERKKLPSFLDWFGWCTWDAFYTDVTADGVKHGLQSLAKGGAPPRFLVIDDGWQQIAAEDKPDPSVAVQEGAQFASRLTGIKENTKFQAKPADGDGGDGEPAAGGLKQLVRETKDAHGVKQVYVWHAMAGYWGGVAPSPGTGMERYEPSLAYPVQSPGVTGNQPDIVMDSLSVLGLGLVPPRRARDFYGELHAYLASCGVDGVKVDVQNIIETVGADYGGRVAITRAYHRALEASVARSFPDNGCISCMCHNTDMLYSARQTAVVRASDDFYPRDPASHTVHVVSVAYNTVFLGEFMQPDWDMFQSLHPAAEYHGAARAIGGCPIYVSDKPGSHDFGVLRRLVLPDGSVLRARLPGRPTRDCLFSDPARDGASLLKVWNVNRCGGVVGAFNCQGAGWCRVAKRTRVHDAAPGALTGAVRAGDVDAIARVAGDGWDGEAVVYAHRAGELVRLPRGAALPVTLGPLEYEVFHVCPLRRAAGVAFAPVGLLDMFNAGGAVEDCEVTAGATVTVAAMRVRGCGRFGAYCSRRPARCALDSAEVEFGYDADTGLVTVDLPVPEQELYRWTLEITV; encoded by the exons ATGACGGTGACTCCGGTCATCACGGTGAGCGACGGGAGGCTGGCGGTGTGCGGCCGCACGGTGCTCACCGGCGTGCCGGACAACGTgtcggcggcgcacgcggccgGGGCCGGGCTCGTCGAGGGGGCCTTCGTCGGCGCCCACGCCGGCGAGGCCAAGAGCCACCACGTCTTTACCTTCGGCACGCTGCG GGACTGCCGGTTCCTGTGCCTGTTCCGGTTCAAGCTGTGGTGGATGACGCAGCGGATGGGTGTCTCCGGCCGCGACGTCCCGCTCGAGACCCAGTTCATGCTCGTCGAGGTGCCGGCCTccgccgacgacgccgccgccggcgctggcccGGTGTACCTGGTGAtgctgccgctgctggaggGGCAGTTCCGGGCGGCGCTGCAGGGGAACGACCGGGACGAGCTGCAGATCTGCGTCGAGAGCGGCGACAAGGCGGTGCAGACCGACCAGGGCGCGCACATGGTGTACCTCCACGCCGGCGACAACCCCTTCGACGCCATAGCCGCCGCCGTCAGGGCGGTGGAGAAGCACCTGCAGACGTTCCACCACCgggagaggaagaagctgcCGTCGTTCCTCGACTGGTTCGGCTGGTGCACCTGGGACGCCTTCTACACCGACGTCACCGCCGACGGCGTCAAGCACGGCCTCCAGAG CCTGGCCAagggcggcgcgccgccgcggttcCTCGTCATCGACGACGGCTGGCAGCAGATCGCCGCCGAGGACAAGCCCGACCCCAGCGTCGCCGTCCAGGAGGGCGCGCA GTTCGCGAGCAGGCTGACGGGGATCAAGGAGAACACCAAGTTCCAGGCCAAGcccgccgacggcgacggcggcgacggcgagccggcggcgggcgggctgAAGCAGCTGGTCCGGGAGACCAAGGACGCCCACGGCGTGAAGCAGGTGTACGTGTGGCACGCCATGGCGGGGTactggggcggcgtggcgccgtCGCCGGGCACGGGGATGGAGCGCTACGAGCCGTCGCTGGCGTACCCGGTGCAGTCGCCGGGGGTCACCGGCAACCAGCCGGACATCGTGATGGACTCGCTGTCGGTGCTCGGGCTCGGGCTCgtgcccccgcgccgcgcccgggACTTCTACGGCGAGCTCCACGCGTACCTGGCCTCctgcggcgtcgacggcgtcaaGGTGGACGTGCAGAACATCATCGAGACGGTGGGCGCCGACTACGGCGGCCGCGTCGCCATCACCCGCGCCTACCACCGCGCGCTCGAGGCCTCcgtggcgcggagcttcccGGACAACGGCTGCATCTCGTGCATGTGCCACAACACCGACATGCTCTACAGCGCGCGGCAGACCGCCGTCGTGCGCGCCTCTGACGACTTCTACCCGCGCGACCCGGCGTCGCACACCGTCCACGTCGTCTCCGTCGCCTACAACACCGTCTTCCTCGGCGAGTTCATGCAGCCCGACTGGGACATGTTCCAGAGCTTGCACCCGGCGGCGGAGTACcacggcgcggcgagggcgatCGGCGGCTGCCCGATCTACGTCAGCGACAAGCCGGGGAGCCACGACTTCGGGGTGCTGAGGAGGCTCGTCCTCCCCGACGGCTCCGTGCTCCGCGCGCGGCTGCCCGGCCGCCCCACGCGCGACTGCCTCTTCTCCGACCCGGCGCGCGACGGCGCCAGCCTGCTCAAGGTCTGGAACGTGAACCGGTGCGGCGGCGTTGTGGGCGCCTTCAACTGCCAGGGCGCCGGGTGGTGCCGCGTCGCCAAGCGGACGCGCGTGCACGACGCGGCGCCCGGGGCGCTCACGGGCGCCGTGCGCGCGGGCGACGTCGACGCCATcgcgcgcgtcgccggcgacgggtgGGACGGCGAGGCCGTGGTGTACGCGCACCGGGCGGGGGAGCTCGTCCGGCTGCCCCGCGGCGCCGCGCTGCCCGTGACGCTCGGCCCGCTCGAGTACGAGGTGTTCCACGTCTGCCCGCtccgccgggccgccggcgTCGCGTTCGCGCCCGTCGGACTGCTCGACATGTTcaacgccggcggcgccgtcgaggaCTGCGAGGTGACAGCCGGCGCCACGGTGACCGTGGCGGCGATGAGGGTGCGCGGGTGCGGCCGGTTCGGCGCCTACtgctcgcggcggccggcgaggtgcgcGCTGGACTCGGCGGAGGTGGAGTTCGGCTACGACGCGGACACGGGGCTCGTCACCGTCGACCTGCCCGTGCCGGAGCAGGAGCTGTACCGGTGGACGCTGGAGATCACGGTGTAG